Genomic DNA from Phyllostomus discolor isolate MPI-MPIP mPhyDis1 chromosome 12, mPhyDis1.pri.v3, whole genome shotgun sequence:
CTCTGCTTCCGAGCTGCTCTCCCGCGTTCAGGGAAGGTCAAAGGAAAGGTCAGAGGGGATCTGAGCTGTTACGCACCGTCCAGCTCACAGTCCCAGGTTCGGCCTGGTCACCCCACAGAAGTCCAGTCTCTGGAACGTCCCAGTTAATTGTtccaaagtttaattaaaaacacaatttacaaATATTCAGTATCTCGTGAAAAGCACTTCCAAGGTAAGGATGAAAAAGtatgtacataatatataatcAAATACCAGTTAGCTTCCACTCCACGCGGGTCCACCCTCAGCAACAGCAGGCTTTTTCGCTCCTTCGAGATCTGAAAGAGATACTTCCTTCAGCGCCTCGTCCTTCAGGAGACCAAAGGGCCGtgaagggaggggcaggtgaggaCGGCGTGCATCCTTAGGGGCTCACTGGGCTCTTTCTGCAACGGTGGGAGGCCTTCAGCTCTGTGGACACAACTGGACTCGGGCCGAGAGCCGCCCACGCCCGACCACTGCCCCCGACACGGCCAGGCACGCACCTTCCGTCAGGTCCACCAGGCTGCCCCCCTCGACGGGGCAGGGGACGGAGATGCCCATGGCCTTCCGAACCCCGTACGTGCTGACGACGTCACCTGGCGTCACTTGCTGTGCAAGCTCTTTAAGGTTGTTGGTCACCTGCTCAGCTGGAAGGAAAAAGACGAACATGAATGCAGCTTCTTCAGGGACCAGGGGTGCAGATGCCACGGCTCCAGcgtccccctctccccactcggTGCCCCTCCCCCGGAGGGGCCGCCTACCGAGATGCAGCTCCCTGTaggaggggcccaggaggcagaTGGTGTTGGGGGGCGGCCTGGTACTCAGGCGCTcgttctgggcttcctggagctCCCGGAGCAGCCTGGTGGTCTCGTCCAGCTTCCTCTGGAATACCTCGGCTTCTGGGGGGCACAAGAGTGCAAGGGAGCTCGCACACCTGCCGCTCCATCCTCCACGGCGGCCCGGGCCCGTGGGCTTCGGCACGCACCAGTcgccccccaccctccgccccgccccactGAGACCGCCACCGCAGACGGGCCTGCTGTCCCTGCAGCCCGGCCAGTGGTCGACGGCCCCGTGAGTCTGTCCGGCGGGGACAGCAGGCCCCGACTGCCACGTCAGGTGGAACCCCTCCCAAGCCCTCCAGAGACACTCACCTTCAGAGTCGAAAACTTCAGCTGGAGCGCCAAAGCTGGCTACCGCTTCCAGCGCCGCGAGCCTGTCCTGGCTGCCGGCGTCCAGCCGCCCCACCGGCTCCACCTCCGCGACCTGCTTTGGAGAGAGGAGGCCGGGTGGCTGGAGCCCGCCGGTCGGGCCTGAGAGCTCCGTGAGACGGCCTGTGCCCACAGGCCCTGCTGCTCCACCCGTTCACTCTGCGGCTACAACTCAGCGCCTGTGAGAGTGCCCTTCCAGAACACCTGAGAAACGCCCTCCCCAGGGCCCGGCAAAAAGGCGTCCATGAATCCACTGTGCTCGTAAGGCGACAGATGGCGTGTCTCACCCGAGCTGCACCATCTGCTTCCCCACGCCAGCCACTCGGCACATGTGGTGACAGCGGCCTGGGGCGGCCGCCACTGCGACCAGGCCTCTCGTCCCCCAGGCCCACGCTTGCGTCGGCCCCTCCGGCCCCCGTCCCCCCTGCACGGAAGGCCCTCCCCGGGCTTCCTCGGTGCCCCAGAGACGGGCTGTCAGTGCTGCAGGGGAGAAACAAGACCCAGGGAAGGGTGGAGTTTTCATTCTGGAACCGTAAGACCGTTTCTGTAACTTCAGCGCTGCTGCTTGGGAACAGACCATCAGGAACCAGAGCCAGCGGCCCGCCAGATGCCGGCACTGCGCTCCGTCTCTCCGCCAGCACGCAGCCCCCACCCTTCCGGCCCTTTTCCTCTGTCCtcagctccttctctctctcccctctctctcgtGCGTGTCCCTCCCTCACCGAGCACGCGACCTTCTGGGAAGGACATGGTTTTGTCACCACCGCCTGCACCTGCACAGTCTCCTCCAGCTCGCACCTCCTTCAGGTGTTCTGTGCCCTCAGCTAAAGGGCTTCCTTAGGTCCCAGGTCCTCCGTGTCCCCGTTTCCCCACTCACTCAGCTCCCCGACGtgtctccctcctgtcccccccaGGTTACCGACAGCCCTAAGGTTACAAGGGACACGCACCAGCCTTCTGTTCCTACCTTAACTGCAGGTCTTCCCCgaggccctgccctctgcccgcGCCCTGATCCCGTGCCCCCCCCCGACAGCCCCTCCCACACCGGAAACCAGCCAGCACCGCCACCCTGCTCCACGGGTGCTGGGCTCCGCGAGGTGCTCTCCACCACATGGCCTCAgtctcttccttcctgtcccttatgctggttttttttttgcttggacAAGCCCCATGGCTCCTCaccggcccctccctccagccctctctgGCACGCACCATGGTGCCCTGGGCGCTGGGGGAACCGTGACTTCTTAGGGCTGCACACCAGCCTGGCACTTGGGCCCCCCCGGGGTCCCGCAGTCACCCACTCTCGCAGCTCTGCCCATGCGAGGAGGCCCGTCTGTCCGCCCAGACCCAGGTCGCTGGCACCGCCCGGGAGGGGACGCATCCTCAGCCCCCCAGCGCCGGCTCCCCAGCCCACGCCCCCACCACCGCACTGTCGGCGGGGAGACAGCCCCCGTCCCGTCCCACTGGGCCCTCGGTGGTCTCCCTCCCCGCAGAGCTCTACCCTCCGCTCCTAGCTTACTCTCCACTCAAATGTCTTTCAGAAAGGACAGTCACCTCTGCTTCCTTCGCTGTGTCAGGGGTCCTCGTCTGGCCGTCCTCTTCGGGCGATGCCTGTGAGGGCAGAGAAAACCACTCTGTGTTAGACAGTGCGGACAAAAGCAAACGtcaaggaaacagagaaacagcCAGAGTCTCacggcaagagaaaaggagcaaGAACATGGATGATGGGAATAGAGTCTTTAAACCAAAAATGAATCGGGTACAGTAGCTGGCACTTTGAGAGTGCGAGGCCAGAGTGCCCACTGCTAACGGCCTCACGGTGGACAGCCGCTGCCCGGCTCAGAGGCCGCCCTCCGCGGCCCGAGCGCCCGGAGAAATGCAGTCCGCTCTCCAGGGCAGGCCACTCCCACGGGGAGCGCGCAGGGGCTCTGGGCCCCGGCCGCAGGGACCAGGCAGACGCTGGACGGCTGCCTGTGGTGCGCTCCCGAGCCAGGAGCGGCGACCTCTCGTGTGGAAAGGGGGGCTGTGACTCACTTAACTGAGCCCCAACGTTCACATCCTCAGAGATGACTTATTTCCTAGAGTGAACTCCGAGGATCACTGTTAGATCGGAGCGAGGAGAAAGTGTAAATGTGAAACACGTCGCCGCGTTGGCCAAACGAACGCTGTTAGACTGGAGCACAAGCCCCTCCGCCCCCTGGGAAACGCCTTCGGCCCCGGCGTGGGATGCGGCTCCTGTGCACAGGCCCACAGCAGGGCTGGTGGGACCCACGGGGCCGCCCCCGCTCCCCTGGCAGGCGCAGCGAGGGCAGAGGACGAGGCAACTCCAGCCACGGCCACCAGGAAGTTACGACCCCTGTAAGACACAGGGTCCTCCGGGCTGACGGGGACAGGCTGGAGACCAGCTCCCTCGCCGGCAGGAGGAACATCTTGCCGTCCCGACCTTGGAGCCCCGCCTCCAGCGCACCCCACACTGGGAGCTCACTCTGTCCCACTGGGCTGGGGCGGGCTCCCAGGTGCCACTGAAAGacagagatgaggaagcagaCCCCGCTTCCGTGTCCTTGTCCTCAGGGGATGGCGACAGTCCCTGGCCCTCGGGTGCCGGTGCCCGCACTGCCCGTTTCCGTTCACTGTCCCCCGCCCAcggccccggcccagcccgggCCATCTCCTCGGGACACCGGGGCTCAGCAGCCGCACTGGTCAGTCCCGAGGTTGCACAACACCGCGTGACTAACACGTGAGCGCTGACGCCTGTTTCTTCAGAAGCATTCTTACCGTCTCCAGCTCCTGCAGGGCTCTGGAATGGCCTCCTTTAGTTAAAACATCCAGTAAGCTGTCTGCCATGACGTATGGGTAATCCTGGCATGTGGCCAGAAACTCGTGGACACTGAAAGCGAGGGAGTGGGGAAAGTCAGCGCTGTGTCCAGAGCATGACGTCCAGCGGCCCACCAGGCCCGCCCCTGCATCCATGTGCTCGTCCCCCAGGCTCAGACTCCccgggagagaaccacacggtgCCCACAGGGCAGTGAGGTGAGccactgggggcggggcagaggggagtgaggggcggccctggggctccagccccgcccctgctccctccctcaggGCATCTGCCCCACCCAGAGCCTCCTCCCTCACgcagcctctgccccagccacaccCTCCAGGTGCTGGAGTGCGGATCCGTGCGGGAGGAGAGCTAGGCACTCTGAACACCGAGGGGCGACTCACCTGAAGTCGCTGGAGACGTCTGAGTCGTCGTCCCCGTAGGTCGAGTAGATTAGGTCGGAGTCGTCCTTGCTGATGTTGGCAAACGTGGAGTCGTAGTGAGGTGCGTAGGAACTGTAGGGCCCGTAGTTCAGGTACAGCACTGTGGGCCAAGGGTGAACACTTGACTGCCCCGCGTCGCCTGtgctccagcccccccccccttcgCTGCTGCTGCAGGAGGGGCTGCTCCCGCCCGGCCCCACTCCCGCGCCCACGGGCCTGCAGCCTGAGGCcgaccgcccccccccacagacGTTCCCTGGAGTCGCTGCTCCAGGGCCTTCTCCCCCACAACGGGAGAGGGAATAGAGCGAGACTCGTTTTGAACATTAATATGtaatttcccattttttctgaatttagtAAAATAGCTAAGTGATTAACGTGGCACAATCATCAGCGAGAGAGCCCGAGAAGGAAACAGCATGTGGTCACGGCCCCGGGCCACCTCACCTGGGGTCACCCTGTTCCTCTTGTCCTCCTTGAACCCCTGCAGGGTGTTCACCCCGGACTGCAGCCGGCCCGTGGTCATGCCCAGCCGCACGGGGCAGTAGCCGGGCTCTGGAACGCAAGGCCGCGCGGTGAGACGGGGAGGCTGGCCGAGCGGCGCCCTGCCCGGAGCTGGCGCGCACGCAGCTCCACGCCACCTGCCTGTCTGACGTGCTggaggcgggggtggagggggccctTGCCGTCGCCCCCACTTCTATGGTGAGGAAACCTGAGCTTGGACAGGCAGGCCGGTGGCCAGGACCCAAACCTGGCCGTCCCCATCACACTCTCCTGCCCCGGGCTCTCGCAGTCACCCTGCACCGCACTCGGAACTGCGGTTGAGAAGTGGGACCTCCGCCTGTGACGACGAAGTGAGCCAGCGGGAACGGCCGGTGAGAGGCCGAGAGGGGGGACAGCCTCAGGGCCAGCGCGCACAAGACACGGGGAAGGAGCGTGCGGGAAGGAGCGTGCGCAGTGAGGGGCGGCCCCTGAGGACGTGGCTCCGGACTCAGGCCGAGCAGCCCAGCTGCCGGAGCGCCGTCCCGACGCACCGAGGAGGCGGGTTCTAGccctggtcggggcacacgcAAGACTCAGCCAGTGAGGGCATCAgcgagtggaacaacaaattggtgtgtCTCCCTCGTAAAAGGTCAGTAACGACGTGACCTCCACACGCCAGGAACCAGCCCCTGGGACGACACCGGGCTCTGCAACGAGCAGGACGGTGCCAGGAGGAGACATGGTCTCTGGCCGCACCCACGGGTGCACCCTCCTCGACTGGAGTCCTGGCCTTTGTGCTGTGAGCGCCCTGCCCCAGCGGCTCTGAGAAaagtccccctcccctctcccagggagCGGCCCTGCGCTGGTGTCCCCCAGTGGGCACTGGCCCCTCCACCTTAAACCAGGAGcaggcccggggaggggggccAAGCCAGCTCTGCCGGTTTGCTGGTGTCCAGACACCAGCGCAGCCACACTCCTGGCGCCGCTGAGGGGGCCGTGCGGCTGGGGTCACAAGCGGGACTCTGAGCTGCCCGTGGAAGCGGCCCAGGGCAGAGACCTGCATTCCCAGCAGACTCGGCCCCGGAGCGCTCCTTCAGGGCGCGGGAAAGCCAGGCGGCTGTCAACCGAGACCCGCGCTGCAGGCCGAGTTCTCTGCAGACCACGTGACAGCCGGagtcccccccacccaggcctgccgcacccccaccccaccactgccccctgcAGAGGGGACGTTCACCCGCACCCGCCTTCCGAGAACCCACCTCCTACCACGGGGTCCGCCGGGTGCAGGAGGCCCAGCGTCGTCGTCCCGtctggttttcttctttcaaacTCGCACTGCAACGACCGGAAGCATTCACACGGCATCAGCGGTTCTGCACGTATCATGCTTGTGTGCACGCATGCGCACGGATGGCCCTGGAAGCCTCACTACAGCCACACCCACGCTGCGGGGGCTGTCCATTGCACCGCACTCGGGGCACGGCTCCCACACCCGCCTGTGGACACACGTGCCGACGGGCGGGAAGACGAGGACTCGGAAAACCTCGGCATCGGACAGAGCGCCGTGGGtgccccaggcctcctcctgctgcccgCGCAGCTCAGGGGGACACGGAAGGCCAGGAGGGGGCGGCCTGCCTGAAGTCACGTGTGAACCCTGGTTTTAAAACCAGCGTGTTAAACGTCATTTCAGAAGACCAGAGTATAAATGTTTTCTTGTAAGCTTAAAACAAAGCACGTGGTTCACCTTCCAATTTTAGAACACATCAACCTCACTACAGCCCCAGCACTAGAGGGCGACACTGAGCACGGAGCTCACGCGCGAACGCTGACTTCTCCAGCCCGAGGGCCACGCGGGGGCTCCGAGGCAGGTGCGGGCCGGGGCACACAGGTGCCGAAGCATGAGCGCCCGCACCGCCCGACTCGGGGCCGGGAAGGGAAGGGACGCCCGTCACCTGACTGTGCGCCAGCCGCCGGGTCAGCTTCCCTCCGGACTCCCTCACGATGCGGTCGAtctgctcctgctccctctccaggTTCTGGCCCCTCGCCCTGTCTTCAGCCACGTCCCTGTCCTTCCTGGAAGCACACGCTGCCGCTGAGCGCGGGAGGAGACCAGGTGGAAAGAGCCCCCACCGTGAACGCAGCAGAAGCAGGACGCGCGGGCCCAATCCGACCCCCTGGGAAGGGCCGGCACCCCAGGGAGAGGTGCCCCGGGTTGGTCAGCTCGCCCCCTGCCTGTGGGCCCAGAGCCCTTTACCCCGAAGAACCTGGGTCTCCGCACACCCACAATTTGAAATGACTTCTGCCGGGAACGTATTTTGAAGGCAGAGAGAATTTCAAGTTTgacttttcaaattaaaaataaacacacattcaCAATGTATAAACCTTCGAGACAAAAACTTGTCACAAGGTTCCGTCCTTTGCACCGTGACTGCCGGGCGTCAGCGCGAGGGGCTGGTCCTGCCGGCTGCGGCCCCGAGGGGCCGTGGGAAGTcaccgctgccccgccccccaccttctGGAGGGAGACACGCCCCGTCTCCTCGAGGCGCCCTTACCGGCTCTCTCTATGGGGTGCAGTGAGAAGCACACGTTTCCCCTGGACAAACGCTGCTCCCGGAGACGCCCCACAGCGCCGCGCGAGAGGAGGGCGCCACGCCACAGACTGGGCCCGCCACGCTCGGCCCACCCACCAGGGGCTGACGAGCACCCAGCCCCCAGGGCGGGCACTGGGTCACTACCCCCCTCCCGAGCTGGAGAAAGGCAGCCGGCCGCAGGGCTGCGGACGCTTTACTTTTTGTTCTCCTTGCCGGGGCTCCTGAAGGCCTGGGGCTCCGCCTCGCCCCCCGCGTCCTCCCTGTCCGCGGGCCAGCAGCCGCTGTCCTCCCCGCTCTGCGAGGCGTCTGCTCTGTCCTGCTGCTTTCGGCTCTTCTGCAGGTCTGCCATGAATTCTATGCTCTGCTTCAGGCTCTGGATTCTCTCCTGAAAATGTTCAAGGACAGACACTGTTATCGTACGGCTGTCATTCACTTTTAAAGTCACGCACCGCGTGTCTCCCGAGAGCTTGCACTCCCCTCGTGATTAACTCCAGAAGAAAACCAAGGAATGTCGTTACACCGATGGCATTGTACTTAGGGACCGGGCCAGCGTCCACCCCTTCAGTGCAGAAGACTCCACTCCTGGCACGGGAGAATGCTTTACAAGGTCGCTGCGTCACTGGGACGCTCGCGGAAGCGGGCGTATGGGCAAAGACTAAACATTCTTCGTGGTGCTATTTCTAACAAGTCAGATTTGGTTTAATGGCACGTTGACATTTTCTACTTAACAGAATGGCTTATTGTTTGAATTTTGGGAACTAACAGGGTCTTCAACCCCACAGCACGTGAAGTCTCCTTATATTCCGCACCCTAGGACGGCTGGCGGTGGCTGATGCCGCTGGGACAACGCCACGCTTTCGAGACCCGGAGGCGGTGAGCGCGGCTCCTTTCTCAGAGTGCGCAGCGGCTCTTGTCACCGACGGAGTCTGGTTTCTGTTTCGAGAAGTGCGTGCCTGACGCCCCACCACCCTGGTGGGCTGTGGGGTTGTGCAGCGGCCGGGGCCTCAGGGCCCGAGGGCCCGAGGGCCCGACGGCCGGGAGGCAGGTCTGCTCAGGGTCGCATAGCAACAGCAGCGAAGCCTTCCGCAGATCCACAGGAACTGGGGACCAGAGGGCATTCAGATAAGAGCAGCACAGCCCAGAAACGCCAAGTGACTCCTCCGAGGTCGCCTCAGAAGCAGGCCTTCGAGCAGGACTCGCCTGCCGGGACTGCCAGCAGCGTGGGTGGTGAGAGCCCCGAGAACA
This window encodes:
- the BRD7 gene encoding bromodomain-containing protein 7 isoform X1, which produces MGKKHKKHKSDKHLYEEYVEKPLKLVLKVGGNEVTELSTGSSGHDSSLFEDKNDHDKHKDRKRKKRKKGEKQVPGEEKGRKRRRVKEDRKKRDRDRGESEAEKDLQGQAPARLDLPPEKPLSSSLAKQEEVEQTPLQEALNQLMRQLQRKDPSAFFSFPVTDFIAPGYSMIIKHPMDFSTMREKIKNNDYQSIEELKDHFKLMCTNAMIYNKPETIYYKAAKKLLHSGMKILSQERIQSLKQSIEFMADLQKSRKQQDRADASQSGEDSGCWPADREDAGGEAEPQAFRSPGKENKKKDRDVAEDRARGQNLEREQEQIDRIVRESGGKLTRRLAHSQCEFERRKPDGTTTLGLLHPADPVVGEPGYCPVRLGMTTGRLQSGVNTLQGFKEDKRNRVTPVLYLNYGPYSSYAPHYDSTFANISKDDSDLIYSTYGDDDSDVSSDFSVHEFLATCQDYPYVMADSLLDVLTKGGHSRALQELETASPEEDGQTRTPDTAKEAEQVAEVEPVGRLDAGSQDRLAALEAVASFGAPAEVFDSEEAEVFQRKLDETTRLLRELQEAQNERLSTRPPPNTICLLGPSYRELHLAEQVTNNLKELAQQVTPGDVVSTYGVRKAMGISVPCPVEGGSLVDLTEDLEGAKKPAVAEGGPAWSGS
- the BRD7 gene encoding bromodomain-containing protein 7 isoform X2, producing MGKKHKKHKSDKHLYEEYVEKPLKLVLKVGGNEVTELSTGSSGHDSSLFEDKNDHDKHKDRKRKKRKKGEKQVPGEEKGRKRRRVKEDRKKRDRDRGESEAEKDLQGQAPARLDLPPEKPLSSSLAKQEEVEQTPLQEALNQLMRQLQRKDPSAFFSFPVTDFIAPGYSMIIKHPMDFSTMREKIKNNDYQSIEELKDHFKLMCTNAMIYNKPETIYYKAAKKLLHSGMKILSQERIQSLKQSIEFMADLQKSRKQQDRADASQSGEDSGCWPADREDAGGEAEPQAFRSPGKENKKKDRDVAEDRARGQNLEREQEQIDRIVRESGGKLTRRLAHSQCEFERRKPDGTTTLGLLHPADPVVGEPGYCPVRLGMTTGRLQSGVNTLQGFKEDKRNRVTPVLYLNYGPYSSYAPHYDSTFANISKDDSDLIYSTYGDDDSDVSSDFSVHEFLATCQDYPYVMADSLLDVLTKGGHSRALQELETASPEEDGQTRTPDTAKEAEVAEVEPVGRLDAGSQDRLAALEAVASFGAPAEVFDSEEAEVFQRKLDETTRLLRELQEAQNERLSTRPPPNTICLLGPSYRELHLAEQVTNNLKELAQQVTPGDVVSTYGVRKAMGISVPCPVEGGSLVDLTEDLEGAKKPAVAEGGPAWSGS